The Ptychodera flava strain L36383 chromosome 3, AS_Pfla_20210202, whole genome shotgun sequence region TCATTCGAAGTGGGTACACTTTTGAATATCGGACTTTGAAGGGTATCGGctaacatgtaaaatgttaacagacGCGGACGTTAATAATTTGTTTTTGGTCGTAATATGTTCGGATGAAAACAGTTTTTAATGTCTAACTTCATTGGTATAGACAAACGTGAAATGCTCTCTCTTTGGGCCCCAATACGTTTGGAACGGGAACAGTTCTGAATGTCAGATCTAGATTTCATAAGGCATTGATACAAAATGTAAACCAACTTTAGGAATGGACGTTTTATTGGGATTCTTTATCGTAATTTGTACGAAGCAGTGGATTTAGGAAGTAGAGGTGGATCTGATGGGTTGTGAAACACATAAACATTATACGCAATATCATCAGAAACATGGTAAATATATAGTTTTCGGCATTTTAAGCATAGAACGGGAGCATTTATAACCACACAAGTATCCTAAATAACACCAAGCAAAGAACGTCATAACGGAAATTCCTTCATTAATCACGAATATTAATGTGCGAAATGGTAAAGTAACATAAACTACAATAAGATGCCTATCAGTTGTGCACTTGATCATAATCCGTCAtagatcaaaataaatcatGCGGGTGTATGCTAATTTGTGGACTATGTTTACATATTCCCCGGATTTAACATGGGATAGCAATGTGCAtttgctttgatttttgaaaatcatgaatTACACAAAATCACTTCTTAAGTAACTGGAGACAAATCTCAATGCCAGGGCATAGTTCAAGTTGTATTCTTAGagcattttgtaaaacataacagaaaatgagcaatttggtatgtagctaccttaagaaGGTTGCACCTATTTTACCCCCCAGATTCTCCTAAGATTGTCACCCGGGAGACAAGATCTGTAGCATACTTAGGTGAAAGAGTTCCAATGACATGTGAGGTGCAAGGATTTCCAAAGCCTGTAGTAACTTGGTTTGATGGAAATGGCGACTACATCCCGCGcgacaaaaacaacaagaataTAACCGAAGAAGCGAATGACTGCGAAACGACGGTCACGAGCACTCTGACCGTCACTGTAGCCGACGAGACGTATTACGGGAAATACTCATGCATtgcatcaaacaatattttgccCGATGATGAACATACGATGGAAATAGTTGAACTAGGTGATTCAGATTATATTTTCGTAGTATAAAATGTTAAATGGTTGATGTCTTCGATATCTTCAATTTTTATACTTTGATATTGCAGTTTCACAGAGTAATGATAGACCTGGGTCTAATTACTTAAAAAGGTTTCCTAGTAAAGTTAAAAAGCTCCGAGGCATAAGGCAGTATGGATTATATTTTAATTACATTCCATTGAAGTCGTTCCATACACCTcaattatttttgttgtgtttttgaaCTCATACAAGTGATTCCTACAGATTATCAATGGATCGTACAATATAATGAGTGTCATCTTATCGGGTCTGTGATCgatattttctacattttaGATTGTGGAGGAAAGCGGAGTGCTAATCAGGCAAATAAAACTTATTATGTGTTTCGTGTTTTTACTCCCTGAGCAAGATAACAAAATAACCAGCCACGTCTAGTTGCTAAACCATCTTTGATTGCCCTGTTTATCCATTATTCATCGAATATTTATCGTGACTGATCTGGTTTGTCCTAACTCCAACTTTAATGTTTTACAGGTCAAAATGAAGCAATTATAATAGACACTCATAGATTAAAAAAGTATATGTTAAATTGTTGAGTTTTCGTTTCCTACTTTTATTACCAAGTTTAGAAAAATTAAAGTGTCGAAATAACCGTTAGAAATGAAGTAGGACTTAAACTTTAAAGTCATATTGTGAACCATGAACAAGTAATTATTGTGCTAGTGtaactgtcaaattttaaaatgtcaacaatgCTGACTTTATTGAAGAGTGCTTGCCTTAAATTATTAAATCTAGGAAAGATGATTATTACACTTAATAATAGTTCTTTCAGCGGGGCTTTTCTACAATCATGAACATACCAGTAAGAGTCGATCATCGTCGTTTGGCACGTCTCAGCTCAAATCATTCTAGGTGTTATAATCAAGAGACGATTACGTGTTATACACTGCAAGTTCAAAATCACTTGAATTTAGGTCATATAAGCGTTGAATTACTTAACCTTATAGATCGCAGGGAATTCATGTACACAGGACCAGTAACATTTTTTTACgatgatttcatttttcctaGGTTCATATTTAGATAGCACTATCATCAGTCTTACATGTGGCGTATTCATTGTGATTGTAGTTGTTGGAAACGTTCTCGGAGTTCTATTGTACAACAAATGTGCGGCCAAGAATCAAAACAGCAACACTGGTAGGTAAGAAGCATAAAGACACACCTCTGTATCATTAACAGGGCACCCACGGTTCAAAACATGGACATTGGCCTCTGCGTTATTGAAAAAGAGATTAGATATGTGATTTCGGAGATCGGGGAATTAATCGTTATATTCGTGTGATAGGGGTCTAAACTTAATTAAATTAAACTTAATTAAACTTCAGCAAATGTTAGATGAAACTGTTAGATATCATCATCGATTTAAAGGAGATTACAAATTGCATATGCCTGTATTTGCAATGCTTATAATTGGAAAGGAAATGTATGAAATTCGGAGACCTATACCGAAAAATTAATCTCTCTGCAGAAAAAAGGGAAACTTGTCCAAATATTATATTAATTTATAGTTGCTCTTACAAATGTTACAAAACCAATCGGACTTGTTCGTTCAATATATAGAGGTGTCAATATTTTCAACTCCTCCAGTGTTTGCTCAGTTTCATTTAACACGAGTTAATCCTGACATCAAAACGATGAACTGACACGAGAAACCAAGGTTCAAACATTTGTCTGTCGATATGCATTGcagaataaaaataatctaaaaaactattttattttcgtTTCAGACTATTCCAATGCGGGGTAAGTTATGCCAACCAGTTCtgaattataatttttttttgtattgtatttgatGAACTTGTAAGATACAGTATTTGACTAATTCATATCAACATTTCTTTAAAGACCAGATACCAGCGATTATGCTGAAATACACGAATATTATTCATGTCAGCGACAGGAAACAGGTTTATCAGAAGCAATTGATTTCGGCCCATTTGTAGGTAAGACACTGTCCCCCACAGTCTTTCAAGAAACATTTTTTCTTATCGAGTGAAATCGATGTTTAGTTGGAAAGCGTTTAATAGACAGTATCTGTAGCTAAAGAAGATTTCTATAAAAAGGCTACGGTCTTCCTCGAAAATTCATGGTCTTGTGAGGTATTAACACGATAACAAATAACAAGAAAAGGGAGAACCTTGTCAAATTGTTGACGCAGAAGGATGTAATCATGGGAAAAAATCTCAGTGCAGATAATTTCATGATGATAATGGATCTGATAGTCACAGAGATAAGAACGTCGACATTattaaatacggctagttttcaatcggattcgaacccataacatacagcatcagtcgcctagctgaaaggcCACGGACAGAactgctcggctaaatctccactccccaaaaaagagtggttcaatagccgtctaagttgttacatttttctgactgagaccgctcaacacgttgtagagttcgtgaagcactcacgcacgcatgctcactatcatacgaATCGCacaaacgaatttcatcgctttaactgggcgaacgataacctcggggacaattctgtccaccagcattgttaccaacccagggtagaaaattaaATCGACTACAATTtctttcagttttggtgatacttttacgtacgtttcagcacagtttggcgcacctcggcgtagtttggcgccattgtgaacgggggactacacgcgagtgagcgagacaacaatgtatcaatttcggacaaaaagATATCGTTCGATAatgttcactgcacgattacagtggagactctacgcccattcgcctctgttctgtgttatttttgcagtttactggaattttcatagtttatattcgccaaaatttggtataattacaacaacctgactggtatttggtctgtacattTTAAGAGACGCTAtaaaccgattaaaatgggtcaatattagaccctgattctgcatatgcaaacgccctacgatcgccattttattgagggcaagagcaaaaattcagcaatcggaaaaataaaatgcaactaaaacaagtttcgtcgagaaattaaaaaaactaaaacgacagcaattttgaatatatatcaaggaaacaccgtgccacttttcactataattggttcagaattgagaaatgtCAACGAGCGATaattgtacggtctgttcagtacattaaacgccattgttttctatgggaaatcgagcagattagacacatcgaaaaatgaaaaatacatctgaaaaaaaccgttggtttaactttttcatttcgctgttattttttataatatttggtatgacacatatcatgaagggtaactaaaattctttggttttatttttttagtttccctcttatttttatgacatgacgagttgaagatcgttttgctgttgaccgtgtttttacttgattttgcatatgtctcttatcgcttacgtatttttggaattcccttgtgaaattcttcccaaaatattataattggaaggacagcatatacgggaaataggacctgttgcttttacattaatatttagatgtgcagcaatgaaatacggcgaaattttcaaaatgactcgGGAGGTGCAACTGACTCtctgaacgcgcactccacgtatgtgtggcg contains the following coding sequences:
- the LOC139128793 gene encoding uncharacterized protein, with product MISFFLGSYLDSTIISLTCGVFIVIVVVGNVLGVLLYNKCAAKNQNSNTDYSNAGPDTSDYAEIHEYYSCQRQETGLSEAIDFGPFVENTVENFQHVDGQCITASRITHAGPQRDITHDKLELTTIGSRVQQNQSQSIDTEQMQYASLQPVPTSEYQSLKKVSTLRQGPP